TCCTCCCGGCTCACCGAGAAGTCTTCGATCACCGTGTTCGCCAGCAACGATTCCGCGATCTCGGCCAAGGTGTCGTCGGCCACGGAGTCATCGACTTCGAGTTCGAAACGCTTACCTTGGCGTACGTCGGAAATACCGCCGTGTCCGAGCCGACCGAGTGCCCCGACAATCGCCTGACCCTGCGGGTCGAGGATCTCTGCCTTGGGCATGACGTGCACAACCACCTTTGCCACGGCGCACACTCTACCGGCACGACCCGATGTAAGCCGTGCACAGTGGGGCCTCCAGCGCATCGAGCACCCGCCGGTCCGACGGCGCCGCCCACGCCACCTGTGGCGGCACGGTCGACCACATGGCCAACTCGACGACCGTGCTGTTGCGCGGATCGGCGACCAGATACTGGTGCAGCACTCTGCCATCGCCGAGGTCGAGCACCGCCGCCAGCCGTCCGGGCCGGTCGGTGGTGATCGTCGGGGGGTTGGGCAGGCAGTCGCGCAGCGCGCCCACCGCACCCTGCACCACCGCCATGGCGGTCTGACCGCCCTGCCAGGTCTCCCCGCGCCAGTGGATGACCTGCACCCGCAATTGCCAGTGGCCCGGAGGCTGCCCGACGTCGGCCCGCGCCGCCACGGCGTAGCTGCGCGGGTCGCCCGGAACCGGGGGCACGGCGCACTCGTCCTCGAACCGGAAACGCGGCGCCACCGCGGTCACGGCCAGACCGGCCAGACCGGGCCAGCGGTACTCACGGGCCAACGGAAGCTGTGCCGGGGCGATCCACGCCGAATCCGGAATACGGTCACACAGCGGCGGGCAGTTGGAGCCGGGCTCCGGCCAAGCCGAAGGCGGCGCTGCGGCCAGCCCGCAGAGCACGAGCGACATTGTCGCGATCACCCGCCAGATCCCCACCGAGCGCCACAATATAGGCATGCAACTCACGCATTTCGGACATTCGTGCCTACTGGCCAGCATTTCGGACA
The genomic region above belongs to Mycolicibacterium sp. HK-90 and contains:
- the purS gene encoding phosphoribosylformylglycinamidine synthase subunit PurS; the encoded protein is MAKVVVHVMPKAEILDPQGQAIVGALGRLGHGGISDVRQGKRFELEVDDSVADDTLAEIAESLLANTVIEDFSVSREDS
- a CDS encoding ATPase, whose protein sequence is MSLVLCGLAAAPPSAWPEPGSNCPPLCDRIPDSAWIAPAQLPLAREYRWPGLAGLAVTAVAPRFRFEDECAVPPVPGDPRSYAVAARADVGQPPGHWQLRVQVIHWRGETWQGGQTAMAVVQGAVGALRDCLPNPPTITTDRPGRLAAVLDLGDGRVLHQYLVADPRNSTVVELAMWSTVPPQVAWAAPSDRRVLDALEAPLCTAYIGSCR